The following proteins are encoded in a genomic region of Acidobacteriota bacterium:
- the ric gene encoding iron-sulfur cluster repair di-iron protein, whose product MINVVGKTVREIALEMPVTTRVFEEFKIDYCCHGDTLFDEACRNVGASPDVVLTKIDSVLDVPVAASDAFSEMTLGTLIDHILFKHHVYTKSEIEQLTPLMAKVASRHGDHKPYLLELKGLFQDLCNDLGPHMTKEEMVLFPYINRLEYDHDNHLTAAFPPFGSVQHPVNMMNIEHEEVGEILSKMREVTNDYTLPPEACPSFTALYHRMIELERDLHQHIHLENNLLFPRAVQIESDVFSPTIH is encoded by the coding sequence ATGATCAACGTTGTAGGGAAGACTGTGAGGGAAATAGCTTTGGAGATGCCGGTCACGACCCGTGTTTTTGAGGAATTCAAGATCGATTATTGCTGTCACGGAGATACTCTGTTTGACGAGGCTTGTCGAAATGTCGGTGCCAGTCCCGATGTTGTTTTGACCAAGATCGACAGTGTTTTGGATGTGCCCGTGGCGGCGAGCGATGCGTTTTCCGAAATGACGCTTGGAACTCTGATCGATCATATCTTGTTCAAACACCACGTTTATACCAAAAGCGAGATCGAACAACTGACGCCGCTGATGGCAAAGGTCGCGAGCCGCCACGGCGATCACAAGCCGTATCTGCTCGAGTTGAAGGGCCTTTTTCAGGACCTGTGTAACGACCTCGGGCCGCATATGACGAAAGAGGAAATGGTTCTGTTTCCATACATTAACCGGCTCGAATACGATCATGATAATCACCTTACTGCGGCATTTCCGCCGTTCGGAAGTGTGCAGCACCCGGTGAACATGATGAATATCGAACATGAGGAAGTTGGTGAGATACTCTCGAAAATGCGTGAGGTTACAAACGACTACACATTGCCGCCGGAGGCGTGCCCAAGCTTTACGGCGTTATATCACCGAATGATCGAACTCGAACGCGACCTGCACCAACACATCCATCTGGAGAACAATTTGCTCTTTCCTCGTGCGGTGCAGATCGAAAGCGACGTGTTTTCGCCGACGATCCATTAA
- a CDS encoding dehydrogenase, with translation MARVHNWQLGREMSYWYPESRPQKQFAAVFDTNKCIACQTCTLACKTTWTSGKGQEYMLWNNVETKPYGSYPLAWDLNLLSLLDGQNWGQENGQHVYKGSTIFESAPAGERVLGWRPDEEDYAYPNVGEDDCAGGIEHGASIQIPHAMAWFYYLARICNHCTYPGCLASCPRGSIYKRPEDGIVLVDQDRCRGYQECVRGCPYKKVFFNPLTSTSEKCIACFPKVEQGLSPQCFANCIGKIRIAGYINTPDKAQADNPIDYLVHIKKVALPLFPQFGLEPNVYYIPPIHVPTAFTRQMFGPGTEKAVEIYRNAPNDQDLTSLLGLFGSTEAIVRKWKRVGDKAIGMDENGKELVNVPFKEPVHIRPAYDKLYQITRTNCP, from the coding sequence ATGGCACGCGTACATAATTGGCAGCTCGGACGGGAAATGTCCTATTGGTATCCGGAGAGCCGGCCGCAAAAACAATTCGCCGCCGTTTTCGACACGAACAAGTGTATCGCCTGCCAGACTTGCACGCTGGCGTGCAAAACGACCTGGACCTCCGGCAAAGGCCAGGAGTACATGCTCTGGAATAATGTTGAGACGAAGCCATACGGCTCATACCCGCTCGCGTGGGATCTCAATCTCCTGAGCCTCCTTGATGGCCAAAATTGGGGCCAGGAGAACGGTCAGCATGTTTACAAGGGCAGTACCATATTCGAATCGGCTCCGGCGGGTGAACGCGTTCTCGGCTGGCGGCCCGACGAAGAAGATTACGCCTATCCTAATGTCGGCGAAGACGATTGTGCCGGCGGTATTGAGCATGGTGCGAGCATCCAGATTCCGCATGCGATGGCGTGGTTCTATTACTTGGCACGTATCTGCAATCACTGCACATATCCCGGCTGCCTTGCATCTTGCCCTCGTGGTTCAATTTACAAGCGGCCCGAGGACGGCATCGTACTCGTAGATCAAGACCGATGCCGCGGCTATCAAGAATGTGTTCGAGGATGTCCCTATAAAAAGGTATTCTTCAATCCGCTCACATCAACATCCGAAAAGTGCATCGCATGTTTTCCCAAAGTCGAGCAGGGCCTGTCACCACAGTGCTTTGCCAATTGCATCGGAAAAATCCGCATTGCAGGCTACATCAATACTCCCGACAAAGCACAGGCAGACAATCCGATCGACTATCTCGTCCATATTAAAAAGGTCGCGTTGCCGCTATTCCCTCAGTTCGGGCTCGAGCCAAACGTTTACTACATTCCGCCGATCCACGTTCCGACCGCTTTCACCCGGCAAATGTTCGGCCCCGGCACCGAAAAAGCGGTTGAGATCTACCGCAACGCCCCGAATGACCAGGATCTTACGAGTCTGCTGGGCCTCTTTGGTTCCACCGAGGCGATCGTCCGCAAATGGAAACGAGTCGGTGACAAAGCGATCGGAATGGATGAGAACGGCAAGGAGTTGGTCAATGTGCCCTTCAAAGAACCTGTTCACATTCGCCCGGCATACGACAAGCTCTACCAGATCACGCGCACCAATTGCCCGTGA
- a CDS encoding molecular chaperone TorD family protein, producing MKTKKAENLNLLKEAAEWRLLSLLFDCPNPDWLEHIDLLSRTIGDKNLKRAAISAQKEAAEGLFHSIFGPGGPAPGREISYRGWVQPGYMLSELSSFYDAFSYKPETKEVPDHIAVETGFIAYLRLKEAFALENSDAESAEITAEASRTFIDEHLSKYAEQMSKILSNSGIEYLSLAGKALFERVGKDKDKERQVYLPVLEDQDTESEMSCGLS from the coding sequence ATGAAAACCAAAAAGGCAGAAAACCTGAATTTGCTAAAGGAGGCAGCCGAATGGCGGCTCTTGAGTCTGCTATTCGATTGTCCGAACCCCGATTGGCTCGAACACATTGATTTGCTCAGTCGGACGATCGGCGACAAAAACCTGAAACGAGCGGCAATATCGGCTCAAAAGGAAGCAGCCGAAGGGCTTTTTCATTCGATCTTCGGTCCCGGCGGCCCGGCACCGGGACGCGAAATAAGTTATCGCGGCTGGGTTCAGCCAGGATATATGCTGTCGGAACTTTCGAGCTTCTACGATGCGTTTTCTTATAAACCAGAGACTAAAGAGGTTCCCGATCACATTGCTGTCGAAACGGGATTCATTGCTTATCTGCGGTTAAAAGAAGCGTTTGCTCTAGAAAACTCAGACGCTGAAAGCGCCGAGATCACCGCAGAAGCGTCTAGAACTTTCATCGACGAACATCTGTCAAAATACGCAGAACAAATGTCGAAGATCCTTTCAAACTCGGGGATCGAGTACTTGTCGCTTGCGGGTAAAGCTCTATTTGAACGAGTCGGAAAAGACAAAGACAAAGAAAGGCAGGTCTATTTACCGGTTCTCGAGGACCAAGATACAGAATCCGAAATGTCGTGCGGTCTGAGCTAA
- a CDS encoding YwiC-like family protein, giving the protein MSSEEAKAAQYPKIRAKSVALPVEHGSWGFLFEPLVAGIAVAPAISSVWIAVLVIGAFLMRHPMKVILAGGRFRLGSPQVRLASKFLIIFALVFLVGAVGSIWNAQPASFIPFAVILPFAAYQIYCDATRSSRQLLAELIGSVAISSSIAVIALAAGWETPKAYALWAIVVARLIPSILYVRNRLYLEKGKPYSHFVPIAAHILALAAVLTLAVFDLGSYLPTMIFAILFLRSVIGLSSYRKKVKAMKIGIWEVIYGTLVAVSIIVGHYIGI; this is encoded by the coding sequence ATGTCATCAGAAGAGGCTAAAGCAGCCCAATACCCCAAGATCCGTGCCAAATCCGTCGCCCTCCCGGTGGAACATGGATCCTGGGGATTCTTGTTTGAACCGCTTGTCGCGGGGATCGCGGTCGCGCCGGCCATCTCGTCGGTTTGGATCGCCGTGCTCGTGATCGGGGCATTCCTGATGCGGCATCCGATGAAAGTAATTCTCGCCGGCGGACGATTTCGACTCGGGTCGCCACAGGTAAGGCTCGCCTCGAAATTCCTGATCATTTTCGCGTTGGTGTTTTTGGTTGGAGCAGTTGGTAGTATTTGGAATGCCCAGCCGGCCAGTTTTATTCCGTTTGCCGTGATCTTGCCGTTCGCTGCGTATCAGATCTATTGCGACGCAACTCGCAGCTCCCGTCAACTGCTCGCCGAGCTGATCGGGTCCGTAGCGATCTCCTCGTCGATCGCCGTTATCGCTCTTGCGGCTGGTTGGGAAACGCCCAAGGCATACGCACTTTGGGCGATAGTTGTTGCTCGTTTGATACCGTCGATCTTATACGTCAGAAACCGCCTCTATCTAGAAAAGGGAAAGCCGTACTCGCATTTTGTCCCGATCGCCGCTCATATACTTGCGTTGGCGGCCGTATTGACATTGGCGGTTTTTGATCTCGGCTCATATCTGCCGACCATGATCTTTGCGATCCTATTTCTTAGATCGGTCATCGGCCTTTCCTCATATCGCAAAAAGGTCAAAGCGATGAAGATCGGCATTTGGGAAGTGATCTACGGGACGCTCGTAGCGGTGTCGATAATCGTGGGCCATTACATCGGTATTTAG